A genomic segment from Mastomys coucha isolate ucsf_1 unplaced genomic scaffold, UCSF_Mcou_1 pScaffold7, whole genome shotgun sequence encodes:
- the Has2 gene encoding hyaluronan synthase 2, whose product MHCERFLCVLRIIGTTLFGVSLLLGITAAYIVGYQFIQTDNYYFSFGLYGAFLASHLIIQSLFAFLEHRKMKKSLETPIKLNKTVALCIAAYQEDPDYLRKCLQSVKRLTYPGIKVVMVIDGNSDDDLYMMDIFSEVMGRDKSATYIWKNNFHEKGPGETEESHKESSQHVTQLVLSNKSICIMQKWGGKREVMYTAFRALGRSVDYVQVCDSDTMLDPASSVEMVKVLEEDPMVGGVGGDVQILNKYDSWISFLSSVRYWMAFNIERACQSYFGCVQCISGPLGMYRNSLLHEFVEDWYNQEFMGNQCSFGDDRHLTNRVLSLGYATKYTARSKCLTETPIEYLRWLNQQTRWSKSYFREWLYNAMWFHKHHLWMTYEAVITGFFPFFLIATVIQLFYRGKIWNILLFLLTVQLVGLIKSSFASCLRGNIVMVFMSLYSVLYMSSLLPAKMFAIATINKAGWGTSGRKTIVVNFIGLIPVSVWFTILLGGVIFTIYKESKKPFSESKQTVLIVGTLIYACYWVMLLTLYVVLINKCGRRKKGQQYDMVLDV is encoded by the exons ATGCATTGTGAGAGGTTTCTATGTGTCCTGAGAATAATTGGAACTACACTTTTCGGAGTGTCTCTCCTCCTCGGAATCACAGCTGCTTATATTGTTGGTTACCAGTTTATCCAAACAGATAATTACTATTTCTCCTTTGGGCTGTACGGTGCCTTTTTAGCCTCACACCTCATCATCCAAAGCCTCTTTGCCTTTTTGGAACATCGGAAAATGAAAAAGTCCCTTGAAACCCCCATTAAATTGAACAAAACTGTAGCACTCTGCATTGCTGCATATCAAGAAGACCCTGACTACTTACGGAAATGTTTGCAATCTGTGAAAAGGCTGACCTaccctgggattaaagtcgtgatGGTCATAGATGGAAATTCAGATGATGACCTTTATATGATGGATATCTTCAGTGAGGTCATGGGCAGGGACAAATCAGCCACTTACATCTGGAAGAACAACTTCCACGAAAAAGGACCTGGTGAGACAGAAGAGTCCCATAAAGAAAGCTCACAACATGTAACCCAACTGGTCTTGTCGAACAAAAGTATTTGCATCATGCAAAAAtggggtggaaagagagaagtcaTGTACACAGCCTTCAGAGCACTGGGGCGAAGCGTGGATTATGTACAG GTGTGTGACTCAGATACCATGCTTGATCCTGCCTCATCTGTGGAGATGGTGAAGGTCTTAGAAGAAGACCCTATGGTTGGAGGTGTTGGTGGAGATGTCCAG ATTTTAAACAAGTATGATTCCTGGATCTCCTTCCTCAGCAGTGTGAGATACTGGATGGCGTTCAATATAGAAAGGGCCTGCCAGTCTTATTTTGGCTGTGTCCAGTGTATAAGCGGTCCTCTGGGAATGTACAGAAACTCCTTGCTGCATGAGTTTGTGGAAGACTGGTACAATCAGGAATTCATGGGTAACCAATGCAGTTTCGGTGATGACAGGCACCTTACCAACAGGGTGCTGAGTCTGGGCTATGCAACTAAATACACGGCTCGGTCCAAGTGCCTTACTGAAACACCCATAGAGTATCTGAGATGGCTGAACCAGCAGACCCGTTGGAGCAAGTCCTACTTCCGCGAGTGGCTGTACAATGCCATGTGGTTTCACAAGCATCACTTGTGGATGACCTACGAAGCTGTTATCACtggattctttcctttctttctcattgcCACAGTCATCCAGCTCTTCTACAGGGGTAAAATCTGGaacatcctcctcttcctgttaacTGTTCAGCTAGTGGGTCTCATTAAGTCATCTTTCGCCAGCTGCCTTAGAGGAAATATCGTAATGGTCTTCATGTCTCTCTATTCAGTGTTATACATGTCAAGTCTACTTCCTGCCAAGATGTTTGCAATCGCAACCATAAACAAAGCTGGGTGGGGCACATCTGGAAGGAAGACCATTGTTGTTAATTTCATAGGACTAATTCCAGTGTCCGTGTGGTTTACAATCCTTCTAGGTGGTGTGATTTTCACCATTTATAAGGAATCTAAAAAGCCATTTTCCGAATCCAAACAGACTGTTCTCATAGTGGGAACCTTGATCTATGCATGCTACTGGGTCATGCTTTTGACTCTGTATGTGGTTCTCATCAATAAGTGTGGCAGGCGGAAGAAGGGACAACAGTACGACATGGTGCTTGATGTATGA